The following proteins come from a genomic window of Neoarius graeffei isolate fNeoGra1 chromosome 26, fNeoGra1.pri, whole genome shotgun sequence:
- the rbm12 gene encoding RNA-binding protein 12, whose product MAVVIRLQGLPIVAGTMDIRHFFSGLTIPDGGVHIVGGDHGEAFIVFATDEDARLGMMRTGGTIKGSKVSLLLSSKTEMQNMIELSRRRFETGNADGASGNSNRPGPPTIAGGTERVSLLTTAPGFSNTTSTTATTAVSVNEPVSNKSGPTFASTTIGNMPPNFNNFSSPNLSMGSTMTTAMSSLSSVPPPIPPLPTMPTLPPMPPMPVPPPVSTLPPVPAVNPLTSVPPVPPMAHMPHISALPPFNPGVPPPVGPVAGGLAASGPPLSLGNPNPMFLNPLNPLNPLSLQAHLKSALINPDELYIQIQGLPYNTSEIEIGEFFHGLGVDSIRILRDGLGRSCGRALVKFFTHQDSFEALKRNTGMIGQRYIEISPASERQWRDIQGSCTEQLKMGSDSEQSRHHRGSAPSASPSGRERARSRSPHKQEFCVYLKGLPYEAENKQIFEFFKNLDIVEDSIYIAYGPNGRATGEGFVEFRNEMDYKVALGCHMQYMGSRFIQVHPITKKNMFEKIDAIRKRMQGSQGDHKGSSLEGGKGARICGHITNIPYNVSKKDVRLFLDGIQLFEDSLKVLVDGNGNGLGQAVVQFKSEDDAHKAERLHRQKLNGRDAFVHLVTYEQMKEVERNPPPQSKRGQKAQNSSLAHAQAQAQAQVQAQIQAQAQHAFPGMTGEEFSFLRNAVGNLGNGPPFVNPFAAPGNGLAGPPPLPPLGTTLGDVSLPVPPPIVGGHLPGPVLEPPGFRPGGNSAPPGFVGAPENLRSMQSFDNGSSRKGVGQNRGGNQNRSTGSQPAFGPASENPRASTTGGAGNPRPTIVKIQNMPFTVTVDEILDFFYGYKVLPGSVCLQFSEKGLPTGEAMVAFDSHDEAMSAVMDLNDRPIGARKVKITMG is encoded by the coding sequence ATGGCTGTGGTCATCCGTTTGCAGGGCCTTCCCATTGTGGCGGGCACCATGGACATTCGTCATTTCTTCTCTGGTCTGACAATCCCGGATGGTGGTGTGCATATTGTAGGGGGTGACCATGGTGAAGCTTTTATCGTGTTTGCAACAGATGAAGATGCAAGGCTCGGAATGATGCGCACAGGGGGAACAATCAAAGGTTCCAAAGTGTCACTGTTACTTAGCAGCAAAACTGAGATGCAAAACATGATTGAGTTGAGCCGCAGGCGTTTCGAAACTGGTAATGCAGATGGAGCTTCAGGAAATAGTAATAGGCCAGGGCCTCCCACTATTGCTGGAGGAACTGAAAGGGTTAgcttgctaaccactgcaccaggtTTTAGTAATACTACTTCAACTACAGCAACCACAGCTGTTTCTGTTAATGAGCCTGTAAGCAACAAAAGTGGCCCAACCTTTGCCTCTACAACCATAGGTAACATGCCTCCAAACTTTAATAATTTCAGCAGTCCAAATCTTAGCATGGGGTCCACCATGACTACTGCCATGTCCTCCTTAAGTAGTGTGCCTCCTCCAATACCCCCTTTGCCTACGATGCCCACCTTACCACCTATGCCACCCATGCCAGTACCACCACCAGTGTCCACATTACCCCCAGTACCAGCCGTAAACCCTTTAACTTCAGTGCCACCAGTCCCTCCCATGGCGCATATGCCACACATCTCTGCACTTCCTCCTTTTAATCCTGGTGTTCCCCCGCCAGTTGGACCTGTGGCTGGTGGTCTTGCTGCCTCAGGACCACCTTTGTCTCTTGGAAACCCAAATCCAATGTTTCTTAACCCCCTAAACCCTCTAAATCCACTCAGTCTCCAGGCTCATTTGAAATCAGCTTTAATCAACCCTGATGAATTATATATACAGATTCAAGGCCTTCCTTACAATACATCTGAAATTGAAATTGGAGAATTTTTCCATGGATTAGGGGTTGACTCTATTCGGATACTGAGAGATGGTCTTGGCAGGAGCTGTGGCAGGGCTTTGGTTAAATTTTTTACTCACCAAGATTCATTTGAAGCTCTTAAACGAAACACTGGTATGATAGGCCAAAGGTATATTGAAATATCTCCTGCTTCAGAGAGGCAATGGAGAGATATCCAGGGATCATGTACAGAGCAGCTTAAAATGGGTAGTGACTCAGAACAGAGTCGGCATCATCGTGGAAGTGCGCCCTCCGCTTCCCCTTCTGGTCGAGAACGTGCTAGGTCTCGATCACCTCATAAACAGGAGTTCTGTGTGTATTTAAAGGGGCTCCCATATGAAGCGGAAAATAAACAGATATTTGAATTTTTCAAAAACCTGGACATTGTTGAAGACAGCATTTACATTGCATATGGACCCAATGGTAGAGCAACAGGAGAGGGTTTTGTTGAGTTTAGAAATGAAATGGACTACAAAGTTGCTCTTGGATGCCACATGCAGTACATGGGAAGTCGATTTATACAAGTGCACCCCATCACAAAGAAAAATATGTTTGAAAAGATTGATGCAATTCGCAAAAGAATGCAGGGCTCCCAGGGTGATCATAAAGGTAGCTCATTGGAGGGTGGAAAGGGTGCTCGAATTTGTGGTCATATAACAAATATCCCATATAATGTGTCTAAGAAAGACGTACGCCTGTTTTTGGATGGGATTCAGTTGTTTGAAGACAGCCTCAAAGTTCTAGTTGATGGCAATGGAAATGGCCTTGGCCAAGCTGTGGTGCAGTTTAAATCTGAGGATGATGCCCATAAAGCTGAACGATTACATAGGCAAAAGTTAAATGGCAGGGATGCTTTTGTCCACTTGGTGACATATGAGCAGATGAAGGAGGTTGAGAGAAACCCTCCCCCACAGTCAAAGCGGGGACAAAAGGCTCAAAACAGTTCCCTTGCACATGCGCAGGCCCAAGCTCAGGCTCAAGTGCAAGCCCAAATCCAAGCTCAAGCACAACATGCTTTCCCTGGAATGACCGGGGAGGAGTTCAGTTTTCTCCGAAATGCTGTGGGGAACCTTGGTAATGGCCCTCCATTCGTCAACCCATTTGCTGCCCCAGGTAATGGCTTAGCAGGCCCACCACCTCTACCTCCATTAGGTACAACTTTGGGTGACGTTTCACTTCCTGTTCCTCCACCTATTGTTGGGGGGCACTTACCAGGGCCTGTTCTGGAGCCCCCTGGTTTCCGACCTGGTGGCAACAGTGCACCCCCTGGTTTTGTTGGAGCTCCAGAGAACTTACGGAGCATGCAGTCATTTGATAATGGATCTTCAAGGAAAGGTGTGGGTCAAAACCGTGGTGGAAACCAAAATCGTTCAACAGGCTCTCAACCTGCTTTTGGTCCAGCTTCTGAAAATCCAAGGGCATCAACCACTGGTGGTGCGGGCAACCCACGGCCCACCATTGTCAAAATTCAAAATATGCCTTTTACTGTTACAGTTGATGAAATATTAGATTTCTTCTATGGTTATAAGGTGTTGCCTGGCTCTGTGTGCCTGCAGTTTAGTGAGAAGGGACTGCCTACAGGGGAGGCAATGGTTGCTTTTGATTCCCATGATGAAGCAATGTCTGCTGTTATGGACCTGAATGATAGGCCTAttggtgcaagaaaagtaaaaATCACTATGGGATAA